One window of Parabacteroides sp. FAFU027 genomic DNA carries:
- a CDS encoding IS110 family transposase: MVTPVKYSVGLDCSKEEFVAAMSLFTSDQKITVKATRKFKNTAKGFSDCDHWICQHKKVDVAIVLTMEATGNYHENLAYYFYNQGYIVSIVLPNKSKKYMQSLGLKSKNDTIDAKGLSQMGAEQRLPAWEPFSPSVYELRALTRFCEQLSMNRTQLMNQLSSMEYGMFQVEEVKNSLLSLIQLIETQIAETKVRIKELINKDEKIRERYDKISPIKGLGPLTFATIIAETNGFKLFENERQLTSYAGYDIVENQSGKRVGKTKISKKGNSHIRRIMHMASLNVVKYGEPKFVNLYNRIMSKTTIKMKAYVAIQRKLLCLTYILWKRNEAYDANYEAKQSNPGIDKKVGGINPPTQDKLSNIAVGSPLSIPQI; the protein is encoded by the coding sequence ATGGTAACTCCAGTAAAGTATTCGGTAGGACTAGATTGTTCTAAAGAAGAGTTTGTCGCTGCAATGTCGTTGTTTACCAGTGATCAAAAGATTACAGTCAAAGCAACTCGAAAGTTCAAAAATACAGCAAAAGGATTTAGTGATTGTGATCATTGGATCTGTCAACACAAGAAAGTAGATGTTGCTATTGTATTGACAATGGAGGCTACAGGTAATTACCATGAGAATCTGGCTTATTACTTCTATAATCAGGGGTATATAGTAAGTATTGTATTGCCGAATAAGTCGAAGAAATACATGCAAAGCCTGGGACTAAAGAGTAAAAACGATACAATTGATGCAAAGGGACTTTCTCAAATGGGAGCAGAACAGAGACTTCCTGCCTGGGAGCCATTTTCACCATCTGTTTATGAGCTAAGAGCCCTAACCCGTTTTTGTGAGCAACTGTCAATGAACCGAACACAGCTTATGAATCAATTATCAAGCATGGAATATGGCATGTTTCAGGTTGAAGAAGTTAAGAATAGCTTGTTATCCCTGATTCAACTTATAGAAACACAGATCGCAGAAACAAAGGTTCGCATAAAAGAGTTGATCAATAAAGATGAAAAGATACGTGAGCGATACGATAAAATCAGTCCTATAAAAGGGCTTGGGCCTCTTACCTTTGCTACAATTATAGCAGAAACAAATGGATTTAAACTCTTTGAAAACGAACGTCAATTAACCAGCTATGCCGGTTATGATATTGTAGAGAATCAATCCGGAAAGAGAGTCGGAAAGACTAAAATATCGAAGAAAGGAAATAGCCATATTCGCCGTATAATGCATATGGCATCTTTGAATGTAGTCAAGTATGGAGAACCTAAATTCGTGAATCTATACAATCGGATTATGAGTAAAACGACAATAAAAATGAAAGCCTATGTCGCTATTCAAAGAAAACTTTTATGCTTAACATATATCCTGTGGAAAAGAAATGAAGCGTATGATGCAAATTACGAAGCTAAACAAAGTAATCCAGGTATAGATAAAAAAGTAGGTGGAATAAATCCACCTACACAAGATAAACTGTCTAACATTGCTGTTGGAAGTCCTCTTTCAATTCCACAAATATAG
- a CDS encoding HlyD family secretion protein, translating into MNKKSTPSRFNTALVVFAWILILAGIGIAVKYYLFASKYTTTNNAQVDQYVTPVASRVSGYIQEIRFEENQYVHKGDTLIVLDSREYANKLQMAESDLHVMQNQIAVSEKSVSNARNRINVQKARLEAAKAKVWQSEANYKRFKNLLNEDAATNQQFEAAKATYEVAVAEYKAIQDEQKSADLSTQEESTKIKPIESNIEQKQASLRNASLYITYTVITAPYDGWVGRKTIQTGQLVKEGETLLNIVSKEKWVTANFRETQIADLHPGSEVLVTADAYPDVEFRGVIESFSPASGAKFSLLPQDNSTGNFVKIEQRIPMRIRFVNGQDISMLRAGMNVVVNARKGAGGKENTL; encoded by the coding sequence ATGAATAAAAAATCCACTCCATCAAGATTCAATACCGCTTTAGTTGTGTTTGCCTGGATACTGATTCTGGCTGGTATTGGCATTGCCGTGAAATATTACCTCTTTGCTTCGAAATATACCACCACTAACAATGCGCAGGTGGATCAATATGTGACCCCGGTTGCCAGTCGCGTATCGGGATACATTCAGGAGATACGTTTCGAGGAAAACCAATACGTACACAAAGGCGATACGCTGATCGTACTCGATAGTCGTGAGTACGCCAACAAACTTCAGATGGCGGAATCCGACTTACACGTCATGCAGAACCAGATTGCGGTAAGTGAGAAATCAGTCAGCAACGCCCGGAACCGCATCAACGTGCAAAAGGCGCGTCTCGAAGCAGCTAAAGCCAAAGTTTGGCAAAGTGAGGCCAACTACAAACGCTTCAAAAATCTGCTCAATGAAGATGCGGCAACCAACCAGCAATTCGAAGCGGCAAAGGCAACCTACGAGGTAGCTGTTGCCGAGTACAAAGCCATTCAGGACGAGCAAAAGTCGGCAGACCTTTCTACCCAGGAGGAATCAACCAAGATTAAGCCCATCGAATCAAACATCGAGCAGAAGCAGGCTTCTCTCCGAAATGCGTCCCTATATATCACTTATACTGTTATCACCGCTCCTTACGACGGATGGGTGGGCCGCAAAACCATTCAGACCGGCCAGCTGGTCAAAGAGGGAGAAACCCTGCTCAACATTGTCAGTAAAGAGAAGTGGGTGACGGCTAACTTCCGCGAAACGCAGATTGCCGACCTGCACCCGGGCAGCGAAGTGCTTGTCACTGCCGATGCCTACCCCGATGTAGAGTTTCGCGGGGTCATCGAGTCCTTCTCCCCGGCCAGTGGAGCAAAATTCTCCCTCCTGCCGCAAGACAACTCTACCGGAAACTTTGTGAAGATTGAGCAACGCATCCCCATGCGCATCCGTTTCGTCAACGGACAGGATATCTCGATGCTCCGTGCCGGCATGAACGTCGTTGTCAACGCCCGCAAAGGTGCCGGTGGAAAGGAAAACACTTTATGA
- a CDS encoding TolC family protein, translating into MNIIRPKLLFAFSFCCVWIVKAQDSPSHFDKMTLRQAIETGIRNNKELQNSITETEISKEREKEIFNHKLPEISFGASYKRLTNLYQYEDGLFESPTTYVPTKNVYEFNVDASLPLYSGGRLNAESRKSKIGTQLSELKTQRTQRILKLDIATAFLHVCHLMQQEKLVTDKMKEDSLIIRQVEAMRCNGASTRNEVLRTKLQLSNHRLMLTRVQNDIIIGEHQLLTLLSLDGQTILHIDPKSINEYYKDAEVPESNAALTQNDELLMAKTGYELQKTDQQMVRSALLPQLALIGNYGLMNPNYKFYPPQPYFYRIGMIGLSMKYSISELYKNRSKSRATKLATDQKALEIEQTGEKVNHALFTARQKLIEADERIRISQEAIEQAKENYRTVRQKYSENLSLITELIDADNAYLEAESNLITNRIDKQLKYFQLQYILGKL; encoded by the coding sequence ATGAATATCATTCGACCCAAATTACTTTTCGCATTTTCATTTTGTTGTGTATGGATTGTAAAAGCGCAGGATTCCCCCTCCCATTTTGATAAAATGACACTCAGACAGGCCATCGAAACGGGAATCCGGAACAACAAAGAGCTGCAAAACAGCATAACAGAAACCGAAATCTCCAAAGAAAGGGAGAAAGAGATTTTCAATCACAAATTGCCGGAAATCAGTTTCGGCGCCAGTTATAAAAGACTGACCAACCTATACCAATACGAAGATGGTCTCTTTGAATCTCCTACTACTTATGTTCCTACCAAGAATGTGTACGAGTTTAACGTGGATGCGTCGCTCCCCTTATACAGTGGTGGCAGGCTCAATGCCGAATCCCGAAAATCAAAGATTGGCACTCAACTGTCTGAGCTTAAAACGCAACGTACCCAACGCATACTGAAGCTGGACATTGCCACCGCATTTTTGCACGTTTGCCATCTGATGCAGCAAGAAAAGCTGGTTACGGATAAAATGAAAGAAGATAGCCTCATCATCCGGCAGGTGGAAGCGATGCGCTGCAACGGCGCCAGTACCCGCAACGAAGTGCTGCGAACAAAGTTGCAACTCTCCAATCACAGACTGATGCTGACCAGAGTACAAAACGACATCATTATCGGCGAGCATCAACTGTTGACGCTCCTCTCCCTCGATGGTCAGACTATTCTGCATATTGACCCGAAAAGTATCAACGAATACTACAAAGATGCAGAAGTACCTGAGTCCAATGCAGCATTGACACAAAACGACGAACTACTGATGGCCAAAACCGGCTATGAGCTGCAAAAGACAGACCAACAGATGGTCCGAAGTGCCCTTCTCCCGCAGCTTGCCCTGATTGGAAACTACGGATTGATGAATCCGAACTATAAATTCTACCCACCGCAGCCCTACTTCTACCGAATCGGGATGATTGGCCTGAGCATGAAATATTCCATCAGCGAGTTGTATAAAAACCGATCGAAAAGCCGGGCGACAAAATTAGCAACAGACCAAAAAGCCCTGGAAATTGAGCAAACCGGAGAGAAAGTGAATCACGCCCTCTTTACGGCCCGGCAAAAATTGATTGAGGCTGACGAGCGCATCCGCATTTCGCAGGAGGCTATCGAGCAGGCAAAGGAGAACTACCGCACGGTGCGACAGAAATACAGCGAAAACCTGAGCCTGATTACGGAACTGATTGATGCCGACAATGCTTATCTGGAAGCCGAGTCAAACCTGATTACAAACAGGATTGACAAGCAGTTGAAGTACTTCCAGTTGCAGTATATCTTGGGAAAACTGTAA
- a CDS encoding T9SS sorting signal type C domain-containing protein produces MKTNRSHFLIITILLLSAISANALTRQMEYLNRGLVAIKVTSGVYLSWRYLGTDNPNVGFNIYRNNTLITSSPVTTSTNYTDASGTTTSSYRVVPVLNGVEDTVGVTTVTPWTQQYKSIKLNRPASGVTPPNKYGSTGKTASGSFPKGQPYGYMPNDCSVGDVDGDGEYEIIVKWDPTNSQDNSYYGITGNVYIDAYKLNGTQLWRIDLGKNIRAGAHYTQFQVFDYDGDGLAEVVCRTAPGTIDGKGKYVIMGSDSPTADYRNMDTTQLSGSKMLGTIQNCPEYLTLFDGKTGAELNSVAYNPQRGSTSSWGDSYYNRSDRFLACTAYLDGVHPSVVMCRGYYTRATLAAYDIKDKKLVQRWFYDSGTTSGVGAYGQGNHNLSVADVDSDGKDEIIYGSCAINDDGTLLYRTGLGHGDAMHVSDLDPDRAGLEVWEVHEESAAFSKGFEMHDARTGEIIWSGAVAADNGRGTAADIDPNSRGFEMWSTNQNAAGTSIGVFSCKGVMLSSSRPSVNFRIYWDGDLQDELLDGTSITKWVPSTSRTTTLLSASGVSSCNSTKATPNLSADLFGDWREEVILWNKTDSSSINIYTTTTPTSYRLFTPMHDPVYRLGVAWQNSAYNQPPHLGFYIGDGIANVSQPDIQMVRYNTSTSAVQSTSFKTAAIYCSGNELIVNSSEMIESVTVYNVTGQLIFAKSNIQNQEFRQTIPANNEVLIIRIKTTSGIQTAKVIF; encoded by the coding sequence ATGAAAACAAATCGATCTCATTTTCTGATTATTACTATTTTACTTTTATCTGCCATTTCGGCAAATGCCCTTACCCGGCAGATGGAATACCTCAATCGTGGATTGGTTGCGATTAAAGTCACCAGTGGCGTTTACCTGAGCTGGCGATACCTGGGGACGGATAATCCCAACGTCGGATTCAACATTTACCGGAATAATACGCTGATTACCTCTTCGCCTGTTACCACCTCGACAAACTATACAGACGCCAGTGGAACCACGACAAGCAGCTATCGTGTCGTTCCCGTGCTGAATGGAGTGGAAGACACTGTCGGTGTCACGACGGTTACCCCGTGGACGCAACAATATAAAAGCATTAAACTTAACCGCCCCGCTTCAGGCGTTACTCCTCCCAATAAATACGGAAGTACCGGGAAAACAGCCTCCGGAAGTTTTCCGAAAGGCCAGCCGTATGGATACATGCCCAACGATTGCAGCGTGGGTGATGTGGACGGTGATGGTGAATATGAGATCATCGTAAAATGGGATCCGACCAATTCTCAAGACAACTCATACTACGGCATCACCGGTAATGTTTACATTGATGCTTATAAGCTCAACGGAACCCAGCTTTGGCGTATCGATTTGGGAAAAAACATCCGCGCCGGAGCTCATTACACCCAGTTTCAGGTCTTTGACTATGATGGCGACGGATTGGCCGAAGTAGTTTGCCGCACAGCGCCGGGAACGATTGACGGTAAAGGCAAATATGTCATTATGGGTAGCGACAGCCCTACAGCTGACTACCGCAACATGGATACCACCCAGCTAAGTGGTTCGAAAATGCTGGGAACCATCCAGAATTGTCCGGAATATCTGACTTTGTTTGATGGAAAAACCGGTGCTGAACTGAACTCCGTGGCTTATAATCCGCAACGTGGTTCCACTTCATCCTGGGGCGATAGCTATTACAATCGTTCTGACCGTTTTTTGGCCTGTACTGCCTATCTTGATGGTGTACATCCGAGTGTAGTCATGTGCCGCGGTTATTACACACGCGCTACTCTGGCTGCTTATGACATTAAAGATAAAAAATTGGTTCAACGCTGGTTTTACGACTCGGGAACTACTTCAGGCGTGGGAGCATACGGACAAGGAAATCACAATCTCAGCGTGGCCGATGTGGATAGTGATGGAAAAGACGAGATTATCTATGGCTCCTGTGCTATCAATGATGATGGTACACTCTTGTATCGTACCGGTCTGGGGCATGGTGACGCTATGCATGTATCCGATCTTGATCCCGATCGTGCCGGTCTGGAAGTGTGGGAGGTGCATGAAGAATCTGCTGCTTTTTCCAAAGGTTTTGAGATGCATGACGCCCGTACCGGAGAAATCATCTGGAGCGGCGCTGTTGCAGCTGATAACGGACGGGGAACAGCTGCGGATATTGACCCGAATTCACGCGGATTTGAGATGTGGAGTACCAATCAAAATGCTGCCGGCACTTCAATCGGTGTATTTTCCTGTAAAGGAGTAATGCTCTCTTCCAGCAGACCGTCTGTGAATTTCAGAATTTACTGGGATGGTGACCTGCAGGATGAGTTACTTGATGGAACTTCGATTACCAAGTGGGTTCCTTCTACAAGCAGAACGACTACGTTACTTTCAGCTTCAGGGGTAAGCAGTTGTAACAGCACAAAAGCGACTCCCAACCTGAGTGCCGATCTGTTCGGAGACTGGCGTGAAGAGGTGATCTTGTGGAACAAAACCGATTCCAGTTCAATTAATATTTACACGACCACTACTCCTACTTCATATCGTCTTTTTACGCCAATGCACGACCCTGTTTACCGCTTAGGCGTTGCGTGGCAGAATAGCGCTTACAACCAACCGCCTCACCTTGGATTTTACATTGGTGACGGCATAGCAAACGTATCGCAACCGGACATTCAGATGGTTCGATATAACACATCTACGTCTGCCGTTCAAAGCACGTCATTCAAAACCGCTGCTATTTATTGCTCCGGCAACGAATTAATCGTCAACTCCTCCGAAATGATTGAATCAGTTACGGTCTATAACGTGACGGGACAATTGATATTTGCAAAAAGCAATATTCAGAATCAGGAATTCAGACAAACTATTCCGGCAAATAATGAAGTGCTGATTATCAGAATAAAAACCACATCTGGCATTCAGACGGCTAAGGTCATATTTTAA
- a CDS encoding lysophospholipid acyltransferase family protein — MQKLLSYPLSIITYFFFLLFICIFHPIQWVCFNLFGYQAHKKSVDYLGFFLLKILYFTGSSAKVEGLELIPEGKPLIIVANHQSVYDIVGFVWLFRKCHTKFVSKIELGKGIPSISYNLNHGGSVLIDRKDPKQALPVLKKMGEYIEKNNRGTVIFPEGTRSKTGKPKAFAPNGVKILCKYAPSAYVVPVTINNSWKLFRYGGFPFGLGCQLKFIVHPPMKVSEWDFNEMFEKTEQAVVSKIEY; from the coding sequence ATGCAAAAGTTATTATCGTATCCGTTATCCATTATTACCTATTTCTTCTTTTTGCTTTTCATCTGTATTTTCCATCCAATACAATGGGTTTGTTTCAATCTTTTTGGCTATCAGGCGCATAAAAAGAGTGTCGATTACCTGGGTTTTTTCCTGCTTAAAATCCTTTACTTTACTGGTTCATCTGCTAAAGTAGAAGGTCTGGAACTGATTCCTGAAGGAAAGCCGTTGATCATTGTAGCCAATCACCAGAGTGTTTACGACATTGTCGGGTTTGTGTGGCTATTTCGTAAATGTCACACCAAATTCGTAAGCAAAATAGAGTTGGGAAAAGGAATTCCCAGCATTTCCTATAACCTGAACCACGGCGGTTCGGTGCTGATTGACCGCAAAGACCCGAAACAGGCGCTTCCCGTTTTGAAGAAAATGGGTGAATACATCGAAAAGAATAATCGCGGAACAGTGATTTTTCCTGAAGGTACACGCAGTAAGACAGGAAAACCGAAAGCCTTTGCCCCGAATGGCGTGAAGATTCTCTGCAAATATGCACCCAGCGCTTATGTTGTACCGGTGACCATCAATAATTCCTGGAAACTGTTCCGTTACGGCGGATTCCCTTTTGGATTGGGCTGCCAGTTGAAATTCATCGTGCATCCTCCGATGAAGGTGAGCGAATGGGATTTCAACGAGATGTTTGAAAAAACAGAACAGGCAGTTGTCTCTAAAATAGAATATTAA
- a CDS encoding helix-turn-helix domain-containing protein, which yields MKQFSPLINDPNVFAFVDNVYVKEFGYEMHSHDKGQFIYAEGGIVHIYGEDKHWYLPARNYMWIPAGMPHSIVHQSVSMSIFNFYFTIGEGDDDFYRHPNIYMVNDMLRSMVHYTREWNGPVTEEHSTRLAFLKAIKAILPEMDLTITTYPVSYPYPKDEGLKKIAEFLSEHVETSFAFDDIARRFGYSSRTLSRLFKEDIGFSYVRFVRAIRMTRALELMAENKLSVSEIAMAVGYTSLSAFSNIFERIVGVRPSEFMARASGG from the coding sequence ATGAAGCAGTTTAGTCCATTAATCAACGACCCGAACGTTTTTGCCTTTGTAGATAATGTCTATGTGAAGGAGTTTGGCTATGAAATGCACAGCCATGACAAGGGGCAATTTATCTATGCGGAAGGAGGAATTGTCCATATCTATGGAGAAGACAAACATTGGTATCTGCCTGCCCGCAACTACATGTGGATACCAGCCGGAATGCCGCATAGCATTGTACATCAAAGCGTTTCAATGAGCATTTTCAACTTTTACTTCACCATAGGGGAGGGGGACGATGACTTTTACCGGCATCCTAATATCTATATGGTCAATGATATGCTCCGGTCAATGGTACATTACACGCGGGAGTGGAACGGTCCGGTAACGGAGGAGCATTCAACGCGACTGGCTTTCTTAAAGGCTATCAAGGCGATATTGCCAGAGATGGACCTTACCATCACGACCTATCCGGTAAGCTATCCTTACCCGAAGGACGAGGGGTTGAAGAAGATTGCCGAATTTCTTAGCGAACATGTGGAAACATCTTTTGCATTTGACGATATCGCACGCCGGTTTGGCTACAGCAGTCGCACGCTTTCCCGACTTTTTAAGGAGGATATCGGTTTTAGTTACGTGCGTTTTGTCCGGGCTATCCGGATGACCCGGGCTTTGGAATTGATGGCGGAAAATAAACTTTCGGTTTCGGAAATTGCCATGGCGGTAGGCTATACCAGTCTTTCTGCTTTTAGCAATATCTTCGAGCGGATAGTGGGAGTGAGGCCATCTGAGTTTATGGCGAGGGCATCGGGCGGCTGA
- a CDS encoding MFS transporter yields MSPHKDTIYRRWVPEWVKLPLLVIAMFPHLMLMSLFHSNSTFSASFLGIEPEDVQYLLSLMYGSVVVTLMIFSRLFAFFRVRSYILIMCSISIFILLLLAFVNDFNTIRILRIAEGIFGVLEGACFLPLIIGQLKTRHARMIAYLFLYAIMLTGGTITTSLVKSAIVDYGWKEMIYLFLAFHLVVLFIVTMLFNKNRLLPKLPLYQIDFASCLFLLIALHCGSFALLYGHKLYWFDSPQIIITFALFLIFSGLFILKQLMEKRPIFHFTVIRYRNVVVGVLLFFIFYILRSGVNNLYSTMSGVWQWPWEYVLHVQYINVAGTLLGIISSGYLLTKEVRSKIIFSIGFLIFAVDCAWFTFVFSPDVDLLTVGAPLFVQGFAQGWLFTPLVMYLITGLPAKLVGNGSLMGTTVRFWTTNIGFAVMRNASFFLNKVHYSNLQQNIVPYSSNVQQVVGGYMRKFLATYNFQVATILTNSKLDGMVRKQSILLSNMEIFTYLSYLALATFVLILLMKPSRILYRKLKLRSPFIVG; encoded by the coding sequence ATGAGTCCACATAAAGACACCATATACCGTCGTTGGGTGCCTGAGTGGGTGAAACTGCCGCTATTGGTCATTGCCATGTTCCCGCACCTGATGCTGATGTCGCTGTTTCACTCCAACAGTACCTTTTCAGCCTCGTTTCTCGGTATTGAGCCGGAAGATGTGCAGTACCTGCTGTCGCTAATGTACGGTTCGGTGGTTGTGACGCTAATGATATTCAGCCGCCTGTTTGCCTTTTTCAGGGTGCGCAGTTACATCCTAATCATGTGCTCCATTTCCATCTTTATCCTGTTGTTGCTCGCCTTTGTCAATGACTTCAACACGATACGGATTCTGCGAATTGCAGAAGGGATATTCGGTGTACTGGAAGGTGCCTGCTTCCTGCCGTTGATTATCGGACAACTCAAGACGCGCCATGCCCGCATGATTGCCTACCTTTTCCTGTATGCCATCATGCTCACGGGAGGAACGATTACCACTTCACTGGTGAAATCGGCCATTGTCGATTACGGCTGGAAGGAGATGATTTACCTCTTCCTGGCGTTCCATCTGGTGGTGCTCTTTATCGTGACGATGCTCTTCAACAAAAACAGACTGTTACCCAAGCTACCGCTTTACCAGATTGACTTCGCCAGTTGCCTCTTTCTGCTGATCGCCCTGCATTGCGGATCGTTTGCCCTGCTCTACGGACACAAATTGTATTGGTTCGATTCTCCTCAGATCATCATCACCTTTGCCCTGTTCCTGATCTTCAGCGGACTCTTCATCCTGAAACAACTGATGGAGAAACGCCCCATCTTTCATTTCACGGTCATCCGCTACCGGAATGTAGTGGTCGGTGTTCTGCTCTTTTTCATCTTCTATATCCTTCGCTCCGGCGTCAACAATCTCTACAGCACCATGTCGGGCGTATGGCAATGGCCGTGGGAATATGTGCTCCATGTGCAATACATCAATGTCGCGGGGACATTGCTTGGCATTATTTCATCTGGATACCTGCTCACGAAGGAAGTGCGGTCGAAGATTATCTTCAGCATCGGCTTTCTGATCTTCGCAGTTGATTGCGCCTGGTTTACGTTTGTCTTTAGTCCTGATGTGGACCTGCTTACGGTCGGTGCACCACTCTTCGTGCAGGGATTTGCACAGGGATGGCTCTTCACTCCGCTGGTGATGTACCTCATCACAGGACTTCCGGCCAAACTGGTGGGAAACGGCTCCCTGATGGGAACGACTGTCCGTTTCTGGACCACCAATATCGGCTTTGCGGTGATGCGGAATGCGTCGTTCTTCCTCAATAAGGTGCATTATAGCAACCTTCAGCAAAACATTGTCCCCTACAGCTCTAATGTACAACAGGTGGTGGGCGGCTATATGCGTAAGTTCCTCGCAACATACAACTTTCAGGTTGCAACGATACTGACCAATAGCAAACTGGATGGTATGGTTCGTAAACAATCGATCCTGCTCAGCAATATGGAGATATTCACTTACCTTTCCTACTTAGCTCTGGCTACTTTTGTACTGATTCTATTGATGAAGCCGTCAAGAATTCTATACCGGAAGTTGAAGTTGAGAAGTCCGTTTATTGTGGGGTAA